The following DNA comes from Candidatus Neomarinimicrobiota bacterium.
TTCCGTGAGAACTGCGCCAGACAGATAGGACCCAAAGTCCACCCCAATAATTGTGATCACAGGGATCAGGGTGTTCTTAAGGGCGTGTTTTGTCACCACCATGAAATTTGATAATCCTTTGGCTTTGGCCGTCCGGACATAATCCTGAGATAACACTTCCAGCATATTCGCCCGGGTTACTCGTGCTAAAAAGGCGGCACTCCGGGTCCCCAGAGTTATTGCAGGTAAAACCAGATAGGGCAGACAGCCATAGCCCGTGAGATAGGGCCACCCCACCGCTCGCGCTCCAATCACCAGAAGCAAGCCAACCCAGAAAACCGGTGCCGAAACTCCAAGTAACGCAATTCCCATTGTTGTTCGGTCCAACCATGAGTGCGGTTTAATGGCTGAAAGAATTCCCACAGAGATTCCCAGCAGAATTGAGACAGTCATAGCGCCAACAGCCAAAAGCATGGTTGCTGGAAAACGTTCCATAATCATCTGGGTTACCGGTTTTTGAGAGACAAAAGAAACCCCAAGGTCACCATGAGCCAAGCCCCAGAGATAGTGACCGAACTGTTTCCAAAGGGGATCATTCAGGTGAAACTGTTCACGCAAACGCTCAAGCGTCTCCTCGTCATAGCGCTCCCCCACCATAGACAGCACGGGATCTCCTGGCACGATGTACATCAAAATGAAAGTAAGTAGAATAATGCCAAGGATCACCGGCACCAACTGGGCAAAGCGTTTGATGATGTATTGCAGCATTGGGGGGATATTAATGTTTCAGGGGGAATGGGGAAGGATAATTTCACTAAAGCACATCACGAAACCGCTAATTTCGCCAATTACACGAATGGCTAATAGACTCCTCTGGAACAAACCTGACATTGAGCCCAATCGAAATGTCTATCTCTGAGCAATAACCTTTGGCGTCGCTGAAAACAGGTTTTATGATGAGACTTTTTCATTAATCTGTACCCATGGCAATGCTGGATCAACCTTTTCTTCTTAAACTTCTATCAAGCTTTGTGATTGGCTCGATCTGGGTCACTGCCATTACCATTATCGCAGAAAGGTTTGGCAGCAAGATCGGTGGGTTTATCGGCGGGTTGCCATCCACCATTGTTATCGCCCTGCTCTTTATTGGTCTTTCACAATCCACGGAAGACGCATCTCAAGCTGCCGTCATGATTCCCCTGGTTATGGGGGTCAACGGCATATTTATCATGATCTATCTGACGCTGGTTCGTCGAGGATTAATCAAGGCTTTGAGTGCTGCTCTTTTTTTCTGGTTTATTGTTAATGGAATTATTGTCTGGCTCCAGCTGGATGGTCTTTGGTTCTCAATATTTGGCTGGCTAGTCATGTTGGGGACGAGCTATTACATTACTGAACATGTTATGGACATTGCCTCCAAGGGAGGTATTCGGGTTCCTTATACACTTCAACAAATGTTGACGAGAGGTCTTGTTAGTGGCTTTATTATTTCAATGGCTGTTCTGGTTAGTCGTCTGGCTGGTCCTGTTATTGGCGGAATTTTCTCAACTTTCCCGGTGATTTTTATGTCGACCCTGTTTATTACCTATCGCACAGGTGGAGCCGAGTTTTCCCGGGCAGTAGCAAAAACCCTTATGCTTAGTGGAATGATCAATGTGGGCGTATATGCCATTACGGCTCACTTTGCCTATCAATATTTTGGGTTGATGACTGGTACCCTTTTAACCATTCTTGTTTCTGCTGTATCTGCGTCTGGAACCTATCACATTATTCGTCGTCGAGTCTGATTCGCCCGTCAGCCAGTCGGCGATTTCCGCCTTTGTTTTAGCAGCAAGATCATGATAAGCGAATCTCCACCAGAAGATATACACTTTAATCTACACACCCTTTCATTTATTAAATCTTGCTTTCATTTCCAGAAAATTAATTACCTTAATTGCTGGATAATTTTGTGGCAGAAATGAGAAGGACACCATGACAGATATTGTGCAAAGTGGTTTCAATCGGGCTCAGCGTTTACTCTTAACCGTGGCGGCTTTTGTTGTGGTTATTGCCGGGTTGCGGGCCGCCCAGGAATTGTTGATCCCTTTTCTTCTCTCTTTATTTATTGCAATTATCGTTACCCCGCTTTTGAATTGGCTCCGCAGTAAAGGAATTCCCGTTTGGGCTGCGATCCTGATCATTCTTCTGGCTATTATCACCCTTGGCTTTCTCGTGGCTGTAATGGTTGGAACCTCGCTTACAGATTTCTCAAGCTCATTACCACGTTACCAAGAGGGCCTACGAGTAAAAATGGCTGAACTGCTTTCATTCTTTGAAGCCCGTGGTTTAAAAATTGTGGATCAAACTTTTATGGAGTTAATCGATCCCGGTGCAGCCATGCGTCTAACTTCAAGGTTGCTCACTGGAATGGGGAACCTGGTTGGTGATACTTTTCTGATCCTGCTGGTTGTGGTCTTCATGCTTTTAGAGGCCGCCACCTTTAACACCAAACTGGACAAAACCCTGATTTCAAATTCATCAAAGGTTGAACGCTTCAGCACCTTTATTGAGAGCATTAAACGCTATATGGTGATCAAAACCTACACGAGCATGGCTACCGGTGTTCTGGCCAGTATTTGGCTTACAATCCTGGGGGTTGACTATGCCTTGTTGTGGGGTTTATTCACCTTTATGTTCAACTATATCCCAAATATTGGCTCAATTATCGCTGCAATTCCACCTGTTCTTTTGGCTTTGGTTTTGCTGGGCCCCTGGACAGCCCTGGCTGTGGCCCTGGGTTATCTTGTTCTAAATATGACAATCGGCAGCTTCCTTGAGCCACGCCTCATGGGTAAAGGACTGGGGCTTTCAACCCTGATTGTTTTCCTTTCATTGTTATTTTGGGGCTGGGTCTTGGGTCCCGTGGGAATGATCCTGTCAGTTCCTCTGACCATGTCTATGAAGATCGCTTTAGCCAGTTTTGATGAAACCCAGTGGTTATCCACCATGCTGGGCGGCGGTTCACAGGTCAATAATAAATAATCTGATCTGTCATTTCTGTATGCATAGCTAGCCTGCATTATTCATGAATTATTGCCACGAAGACACTAAGTCACGAAAAGTATTAAAGTTATGAACAAGGTCATTTTAAACAGTATTATTTACATCTGTGAGTGATAATTTTTGATAAGCATATATTTTATTAAACTTTGTGTCTTGGTGACTTAGTGGCTATGAATTATTCAGGCTAGAGACGCAATGCATTGCGTTTCTACCATGGGATCACCGAAATATTTTTAACTGTAAAGCTGCCGTAAAACTTTCAAAGACTTCATACCTCTGGTTGATTCAATATGATGAAACGTATAACGCCACAGAAAATCCCAAAGGCGACGTCTCTCATTAGCGTTTAGATTTGATTTCTCAATGTGAGACCAGGGAAAATTTAAGATGTTTTGGACTACGTTTAGAATTGCCGTCGAGACAAAAATTGAATCCTGACCCGG
Coding sequences within:
- a CDS encoding ABC transporter permease, whose amino-acid sequence is MLQYIIKRFAQLVPVILGIILLTFILMYIVPGDPVLSMVGERYDEETLERLREQFHLNDPLWKQFGHYLWGLAHGDLGVSFVSQKPVTQMIMERFPATMLLAVGAMTVSILLGISVGILSAIKPHSWLDRTTMGIALLGVSAPVFWVGLLLVIGARAVGWPYLTGYGCLPYLVLPAITLGTRSAAFLARVTRANMLEVLSQDYVRTAKAKGLSNFMVVTKHALKNTLIPVITIIGVDFGSYLSGAVLTESIFNWPGIGRLALNAILKRDFPVIQGAVLVTALIFVTANFLVDILYGVIDPRIRVGKDK
- a CDS encoding AI-2E family transporter, with protein sequence MTDIVQSGFNRAQRLLLTVAAFVVVIAGLRAAQELLIPFLLSLFIAIIVTPLLNWLRSKGIPVWAAILIILLAIITLGFLVAVMVGTSLTDFSSSLPRYQEGLRVKMAELLSFFEARGLKIVDQTFMELIDPGAAMRLTSRLLTGMGNLVGDTFLILLVVVFMLLEAATFNTKLDKTLISNSSKVERFSTFIESIKRYMVIKTYTSMATGVLASIWLTILGVDYALLWGLFTFMFNYIPNIGSIIAAIPPVLLALVLLGPWTALAVALGYLVLNMTIGSFLEPRLMGKGLGLSTLIVFLSLLFWGWVLGPVGMILSVPLTMSMKIALASFDETQWLSTMLGGGSQVNNK
- a CDS encoding DUF3147 family protein, coding for MLDQPFLLKLLSSFVIGSIWVTAITIIAERFGSKIGGFIGGLPSTIVIALLFIGLSQSTEDASQAAVMIPLVMGVNGIFIMIYLTLVRRGLIKALSAALFFWFIVNGIIVWLQLDGLWFSIFGWLVMLGTSYYITEHVMDIASKGGIRVPYTLQQMLTRGLVSGFIISMAVLVSRLAGPVIGGIFSTFPVIFMSTLFITYRTGGAEFSRAVAKTLMLSGMINVGVYAITAHFAYQYFGLMTGTLLTILVSAVSASGTYHIIRRRV